In Entelurus aequoreus isolate RoL-2023_Sb linkage group LG12, RoL_Eaeq_v1.1, whole genome shotgun sequence, the DNA window CTGGTGGGAGGAGAACTGCGTGCCAGCTCACGATGACATCACGTTCGTGTGCACGCCCTCTCAGCACTGGAGCAAACGCAGCGCGGTGGATGACAACAAGGTGGCTTACTTATCTTGTATTTGACTGAAGAATTTCATCTTAACATATCCTCCATCTTTCTTTAGTCCTTATGGGCCAGCTGGGCTGTTCTGGGTCCAGATCACCGCTTCTTCTTTGCTGGAGATACCGGATACTGCCCGGCCTTCAAAGAGATCGGTCGACGCTTTGGACCGTTCGACCTGGCGGCAATCCCCATTGGCGCATATATTCCCAGGTGAACACCTATTTACTCCTGCCTCCTACATTTTCAGACTTTGGCTAAGAATAATGTGGTTTTTTGGTAGGGACGTGATGAAAGGGCAGCATGTAGACCCAGAGGAGGCGGTGCAGATCCACATGGACCTTCAGGCCAAACACTCACTTGCCATTCACTGGGGGACTTTTGCTCTGGCCTATGAGGTGAAACTATGTGTATCATCAccattatgttgctaacaaaataCCCTTTGTTTTCTAAGCTGCATGAGTATTTGTATACTGAGAAAAGAAGCTTTAAAAGCAAACTAGTTCTGAAACCACTTTTGTCTATTACCCAGCACTATCTGGAGCCGCCACGTCGCCTGCAAGAAGCTCTGGAGGAGAAAGAGCTAAAACCACAATCCTTCTTCACGCTGCAGCACGGAGAGTCTCGCCTTCTGACATCACGTGATGGGGACGTCTTCCGCTGATTGTGGCTTTTAGTGACGTCATGCATATCTGGCCTGGATGTTACATGGCCTACATTATGAAATTGAGACTTGTACGCTGATCATAGTTTAAGCTGAGCTGGGTTCGGCTTTATGAATGTTTTATATGATTCCAGCTTGACATCGTATTAGACATGTATGAGGCTGTAATGTGAGGATTATCCTGAAAACTATCATTTTCATGTAATCGCACTTAGACTTGAATGTAATTTGCTATATGTAGAATAAACAGCTTTAATTGTCTCTGCGTCATCATTCTAATCAGTCAGCATGTTTGAAGGCGCACTAATACAATATTCAGGTATAGGAGTGAACACTAGGTGGCACTGTTTGCAATACTTTCTAGCTGTTAAGTTTAATAAATACTGTTTTATCCTCATGCCTGCAGGATTATTTGCTGATTCCCTTGATTAACTAAATACGCTAAAAAGGTACTGGCTTGTCACCTGTCAGGTTACACTGCTGTGTGTTGCACCTCCATCGCAGGCTTTGGAGAAGTTCAGAAAGATGCCATCATGCTCAGGTTCTGAGTCCAAAGATTCAGGGATGTGGTAATCTGCTGTGACCTCCGGACTGGATGATGGACTGGGGCCTGAGCTTGTGTCCTGAGCCAGAACTCTGGAGGACACGGGGGAGTCAGACACCGGAGAGCCTGTGCAGTGCTTGCAATCGCCTGGAGGGGAGGACTCGGGAAGAATGGAGTGGGAAAGATGCTGGACCTGGGTGTTCTGACTCGAGGTACCTGTAGGGAGGACAGGAAGTGGGTTAGTTCTCATGTGTTTACGTGACATGGACTAAAGTGTTGTCCTACCTGAGTGGTCAATGCCGGAATTACCCACAGAGGCGCTCTGCCCCACGCAGGAAGTCATCTCAGACACAGAGTGGCGTCTGATAGCAGTGCCCCCGCCTGCCGACAAGTCCACATCATACTCCACGACAGGGGTCAGCATGGGAACATTGTAGCTTTTGGAGCGCACTACTGGGTTCTTCGCCGTGGGGGGGTTGCCAGACTTGGACAGTCCAGAACGCTGAAGACGCCTCTCTGGCAAGCAACATATTTAGGTAACAATTAACAGACAAAAAAGATGGCTGCGCAGGGTCAATTGCATACCTAACAGACATGAAGAACAGTGCTGATTGGACGAACCATCTTTGGAATATAATCCATGGGTCCCAAGGTATGGCGAGACCACTTGTTGAATGAGAGACTCCAGGCGTAGGTAGTCATCTGTGACGCCTTTGGACTGGTGCACGCCCTGCAATAAACATCCTGACGTTAGCTAAGGAACAAGTGTTGTAATGGCTTCCAGGAAACACGTGGACATGGCTTCATAAGTGGGGAAGGAGAGAGAGTAGGTGTGAGTCAAAGCCACATTAGAGCAACAAATCACATGAAATTCATGGCTACTAAACCAAAGCAAAACAACTTGCGCATGAAAGAATGCTGAAATCTGCTAATGCTTTTCTTCCACATAAAAAAAACCACACAGTCAAAATGCCGAAACAAAACTTACAGTTAAACACTAACTGCTGGGTTAA includes these proteins:
- the LOC133661616 gene encoding proline-rich protein 5-like isoform X3, coding for MEREGSLRSRLRLAGGSSSSLTDLSKTPGGGGALEKVVAEESSKGTQQRRAGANATWNSIHNAVISVFQKKDLGENELFILNEGVRQLLKTELGSFFTEYLQNQLLTKGMVILRDKIRFYEGQKLLDSLADTWDFFFCDVLSMLQAIFYPVQGKEPSVRELALLHFRNTITLNLKLDEALARPRARVPPSIIQMLLILQGVHQSKGVTDDYLRLESLIQQVVSPYLGTHGLYSKDGSSNQHCSSCLLERRLQRSGLSKSGNPPTAKNPVVRSKSYNVPMLTPVVEYDVDLSAGGGTAIRRHSVSEMTSCVGQSASVGNSGIDHSGTSSQNTQVQHLSHSILPESSPPGDCKHCTGSPVSDSPVSSRVLAQDTSSGPSPSSSPEVTADYHIPESLDSEPEHDGIFLNFSKACDGGATHSSVT
- the LOC133661616 gene encoding proline-rich protein 5-like isoform X2 — encoded protein: MEREGSLRRNLHSRLRLAGGSSSSLTDLSKTPGGGGALEKVVAEESSKGTQQRRAGANATWNSIHNAVISVFQKKDLGENELFILNEGVRQLLKTELGSFFTEYLQNQLLTKGMVILRDKIRFYEGQKLLDSLADTWDFFFCDVLSMLQAIFYPVQGKEPSVRELALLHFRNTITLNLKLDEALARPRARVPPSIIQMLLILQGVHQSKGVTDDYLRLESLIQQVVSPYLGTHGLYSKDGSSNQHCSSCLLERRLQRSGLSKSGNPPTAKNPVVRSKSYNVPMLTPVVEYDVDLSAGGGTAIRRHSVSEMTSCVGQSASVGNSGIDHSGTSSQNTQVQHLSHSILPESSPPGDCKHCTGSPVSDSPVSSRVLAQDTSSGPSPSSSPEVTADYHIPESLDSEPEHDGIFLNFSKACDGGATHSSVT
- the LOC133661616 gene encoding proline-rich protein 5-like isoform X1, whose product is MEREGSLRRISRNLHSRLRLAGGSSSSLTDLSKTPGGGGALEKVVAEESSKGTQQRRAGANATWNSIHNAVISVFQKKDLGENELFILNEGVRQLLKTELGSFFTEYLQNQLLTKGMVILRDKIRFYEGQKLLDSLADTWDFFFCDVLSMLQAIFYPVQGKEPSVRELALLHFRNTITLNLKLDEALARPRARVPPSIIQMLLILQGVHQSKGVTDDYLRLESLIQQVVSPYLGTHGLYSKDGSSNQHCSSCLLERRLQRSGLSKSGNPPTAKNPVVRSKSYNVPMLTPVVEYDVDLSAGGGTAIRRHSVSEMTSCVGQSASVGNSGIDHSGTSSQNTQVQHLSHSILPESSPPGDCKHCTGSPVSDSPVSSRVLAQDTSSGPSPSSSPEVTADYHIPESLDSEPEHDGIFLNFSKACDGGATHSSVT
- the LOC133661616 gene encoding proline-rich protein 5-like isoform X4 is translated as MEREGSLRRISRNLHSRLRLAGGSSSSLTDLSKTPGGGGALEKVVAEESSKGTQQRRAGANATWNSIHNAVISVFQKKDLGENELFILNEGVRQLLKTELGSFFTEYLQNQLLTKGMVILRDKIRFYEGQKLLDSLADTWDFFFCDVLSMLQAIFYPVQGKEPSVRELALLHFRNTITLNLKLDEALARPRARVPPSIIQMLLILQGVHQSKGVTDDYLRLESLIQQVVSPYLGTHGLYSKDERRLQRSGLSKSGNPPTAKNPVVRSKSYNVPMLTPVVEYDVDLSAGGGTAIRRHSVSEMTSCVGQSASVGNSGIDHSGTSSQNTQVQHLSHSILPESSPPGDCKHCTGSPVSDSPVSSRVLAQDTSSGPSPSSSPEVTADYHIPESLDSEPEHDGIFLNFSKACDGGATHSSVT